The nucleotide window GATCTGGTTTCTGTTGGGCGGAGGCATCGTGATTTTTCTGTTCTGGAGCAGCGGCACCCTGGCCGGCCTGCTGGGGGGCGGCTTGATCGCCCATCCGGAAAAATATGCGCTCGACTTCGCCTTCACTGCCGTGTTCACCTCCCTTGCGGTCGGTCTGTGGCACGGCAAAAAAGATGCGGTCCCCTGGCTGGTGGCGGGGGTGCTGGCTCTGTTGGCACATCGTTATCTGCCGGGCAAATGGTACATCGTCATCGGCGGGCTGGGGGGTGCACTGGCAGCGATGCTCGGGCCGCTGGAAACCGATGGGGGGGGCTGAACATGCTTCCGGCAATTGATTCGCAGGTTCTGGCTGCGGTGGGACTGGCTGCGCTGGCAACCTATGCGTTGCGGCTGGGGGGGCTGCTGCTGGCCTCGCGCTTCCCCCGCACCGGGCGGTTCCGTCAGGGGATGGATGCGCTTCCGGGGGCCATGCTGTTCGCGTTGGTGCTGCCCTCAATGGTGTCGGAAGGTATGTGGGGAATTGTGGCCGGGGTAGTAACGGCGGTGGTCATGCTGCGCACCCGCAATTCGCTGCTGGCCATGCTGGCGGGAATGCTGGTGATCTTCGTGTCGCGGAACATGGGCTGACCTGTTTTTCAAGCCGCTGCTCTCTGCTTCCCGGAAAATCGGAAAGAGCAGACGTGAAAATGGCCGGAACGCTCATGCTAACCGGCCTTTTTTCTTCGGTGGTGGCTCGACCGAAGCTATTTCACAATCCACTAAAAATCGCCGAGGTGCAGATACTTGTCACCGTACTGTTCCCAGTCCTCGGGATCTTCAGTGCTTGTCATGACAACTTCTATCCGGTCGCGTTCCACCGGTTTCATATCGCCGTAAAAAACGTTCAGATCCCCATACTCGTCAATTGCCGCCAGAATTCTCGCCGCCAATTCAGATGCTTTCATGTCCGCTGCCTTTTTCATATTTTTATGAGAAGATGACAATCCGGTTTTCAGGGACATCTCCTGGATGAATGATACTGGATAAAATGGCAGAATCCAGGAGAAATATCGGTGTTCGTAATCACTCAAAATATGATTCGAAATTAACTCCTCAAAGGCGGAATTCGTCCGGCCGCCTTTGGCTCGGGTGCCGCAGCATGTGACGCGACACATGAAGTGCCGGCCGCAGGCACGACGGCTGATCGGCACCCGTTTCAAAGCCACGCGGACCGCTCCATAACCCCTTACTTTCAAACAGATGTTGCGCTGCGCTGACCGAAAATGCTACAAGGGATATTCATCTTTTCACGCCGCCCGAAGGGATTGGGGCAAGCGATATCACATTCATGGGGTTGAAAGCATGACAATGAAACACTTTGGTCCGACCAAACTGGAGGCAACGCTCATCCCGCAGATAGCGCGGCAGTGGGGAACACCGGTCTATCTGCATGATCAGGAATACATCGAAAACAGCTGTGAGCAGCTGCTGGGCATGCCGAATGCGTACGGTCTGCATGTGCGCTACGCCATGAAGGCAAACTCGGACCGCACCGTGCTGCGTGTCGTTACCAACAAGGGGCTGGACCTGGATTGCTCCTCCATGGATGAAGCGGCCCGTGCCCATGCGGCCGGGGTTCCCTACAGCCGGATGATGCTGACCACCCAGGAGGTGCCTTCCGGTGAGGAGCGCGCAGAGCTGGAAGAGATGATCCGGGCCGGGCTGAAGTATAATGTCTGCTCCATGACGCAGTTTCAGCTGATCGCCGACTTCGCCACAAGCAACAAGATCGACCTGTCCATCAGGGTCCATCCGGGAGCAGCCGGCGGCGGCGAAAGCACCACCCGCGATACCGGCAGCGAATATTCCTGCTTCGGCGTGCACCTGAACGATGTCCCCACGGTGAAGGCCCGGGCTGACGAACTGGGGCTACGCTTTACCCAGGTACATGTCCATATCGGTTCCGGAGGGGACCCGGAAAAATGGCGCGAGAACATCGACCGCGAACTGGGCTTTGTGCGCGACTATTTCCCGGATGCCACTACCGTGAGCTTCGGCGGCGGTCTCAAGGTAGCAAGGATGCCGGGCGAGAAACAGGCCGACATCGCGTCGCTGGGCGCCTATGCCATGCAGCGCATCCAGGAATTCAAGGCGGCCACCGGACGCGAACTGCAGATGGAGATCGAGCCGGGCACCTTTGTGGTGGCCAACTCGGGCCATATTGTCACCAGGATCATCGACAAGAAACTGACCAACGAGATGAACTTCCTGATCGTCGATGGCGGCATGGAGCTCTTGACCCGCCCGCTGCTGTACGGTTCCGAGCATCCCATCGCCATCGTACGCCAGGACGGCACGCTGCTCTCCAGCGAGTATGACCAGACGCCGGCTGAAGGACTGAAGCCGTTCGGGATCGTGGGGCGCTGCTGCGAAAGCGGCGACTCGGTGCGTCTCGACAAAGAGGGCAACATCGTGCCGCTGCTGATCGCCGAGCCGGAAATCGGCGACTATGTCGTCATCGGCGGCACAGGTGCCTATTCCGAGAGCATGTCGCCGGAAAACTACAACTCGCACCGCAAGCCGGGAGCGGTCATGAAGACCCGCAGTGGCGAGCTGGTGCAGATCAGGAAGAAGCAGGTGCGCGAGCAGCTGACACAGAACGAGCTGGATGTGAAACTGTAATCAGCAGGTTGTTGAAAAACAGCCATCTCGTCGTCGTCCTCAAAAGCCCCATTGTGCGGCGTAGCGCTGTTTATGCCCCTGGGTACTACGCCTCCGCAGGGCTTTCTGCGGGTACGACGATCTGACTATTTTTGAACAACCTGAGTGCTATAAGATACTCAGAAGAATCGTCAGCCATAAAAAGAGGCCGAGGGGATGATGTGCCCCTTGGCCTCTTTTTATGGAAGCCATGATGCTTTATGTAAGCAATCCCTTTCTAATCTCTGAATCTGTTTCAGCCCCCGACCGGCTCAAAAACCACGATATAACTAGTAAAAAGGAATGAGGAATTTGCACGTGCAGATAGTATTCGGTATTGATTTTGGCACCACCAATTCGGCTCTTTCAGTATTCAGAAACGGTACGGTTGAGATGCTTACCGTTGACGGCAGTGACCGTGCCGGGGAACTGATGCGTTCCGTACTCTTTTTCAACGAGGATAACGAGATCTTTGCCGGGCAGGAGGCCATTCGCCAGTATGTAAGCGACGGGGCGGACGGACGGTTCATGCAGTCCATCAAAACATTCCTGCCGAACACCAGTTTCGACAGCACCGAGATTTTCGGCAAGCGCTATGGCATTGACGATCTGGTGGCAATCATCCTCAGGAAGATCAAGGCACGGGGAGAGGAACATGTGGGATGCCCAGTGGACAGTGTTGTCCTGGGGCGGCCGGTGGTCTTTTCGACAGATCCCGACAAGGACGCAGTTGCTGAACAGCGCTTGGAAAAGGCTGCCCGCAAGGCCGGTTTCAAGAATATCTGGTTCCAGTATGAACCGGTGGCGGCGGCGATGGCGTATGAAGATTCATTGGAGGCCGGACAGGAGCGGATCGTCTTCATCGGTGATTTCGGCGGCGGTACCTCCGACTTCTCGGTGATCCGCGTCAAAGGCGGTGATTTTTCCCGCTCCAACCGGCGCAGTGACGTGCTCTCACTGGGCGGCGTCTATGTGGCGGGGGACAAGTTCGATTCGCAGGTCATGTGGGACAAGGTAGCCTGCCATTTCGGGCGTCATGCCCGCTATAAAGCCATGGGCAAGGATGAGTGGGTCAATGTCCCCAGGAGCATCATTTACACCCTCTGCCAGTGGCATCGCATCCCGATGTTGCGGGCACGCAAGACCCGTGAACATATCCGGCTGATCAAGGAAACGACCGATAGCCGCCAGGCCATCGAGAATCTGGAGAACATCATCTCCGACAATTATGGTTTTTTCCTGTTTCAGGCTATTGAAAAAGCCAAGTGTGAACTGTCCGAACGGGATCATTCCCTGATCAGTTTTGTGGAGCGGGATCTGCGCGTCAGCGAGCGGATCGGCAAGGTAGAGTTTGAGACGCTCAACGCGGATAATTTCCAGCAGATAGCCGACTGCATCGATGACGTCATCACGCGGTCCGGCTTGCTTCCGACACAGATCGATACGGTTTTCCTGACCGGAGGAACCTCACGGATCCCGCATATCCGGATGCTGTTTGCCGAACGGTTCGGCCAGGACAAGCTGGAAAACCGGGACGCCTTTACCAGCGTCGCCCATGGCCTGGGATCGAGCGTGCCGCTGTTTGTCTGACGGGTGCTGGGTTTGAGATAGATTTGCTGGTACAAGATGAGGTGCTGCCGGTGGGCTTGTCATGACTGTCCTAATTTTTAGCTTTAAAACTGCAAAGGCGGCCGATTGGCCGCCTGATATATCAATATCCCTTTAAGGTCTCAAAATATCCTTTAAAGGCGAATCTTGCGCAGGAGTGGCTCATCCGGCGGCGTACTGGCGTCCCCATTCGCACATCATCTCCAGGATCGGGTAGATGCTCCGCCCTTTGTCCGTCAGCGAATATTCCACCTTCGGGGGTACCTGGGGATAGACCTCCCGGTGCACCAGGCCGTCGGCCTCAAGTTCCCGCAGCTGTTGGGTCAGCATCTTGCGGGTCGTGTCGGGAAAGATCCTCTGCAGATCGGAAAAGCGTAGCGTCTCCGGTGCCAGGTGCCAGAGGATGGCGGTCTTCCACTTGCCCCCCACCACCGCCAGCGTGACGTCGATGGCGCATTTGTACGCCTTCTCCCGGTAGATCAAACGATTGTCAGTTGTCTGCTTGCTGCCCATTCCTATTCTCTCCTACCCTAAGTATCTTTTTAGTAACTACGTATTTAAAAAGTACGTTATTGACGTATTACTACCTATGGGAAATGATAACGCAAATGCTCGCCGAAGAAAAGTATGCATTTTATCCCACAGTAAAGGAGATTTCTATGAAGGTCGTGGCATTTAACGGCAGCCCCAACAAGGAGGGCAACACGTGGCATGCGCTGAAGATAGTGACTGCGGCACTGGAGCAGGAGGGGATTGAAACCGAGATCGTCCACGTCGGCAACAAGGCCGTCAGAGGCTGCGTTGCCTGCTACCAGTGCGTCAAGAACAAAAACGAGCAGTGCGTACTCCCCGGCGATCCGGTCAACGAGTGGATTCAGAAGATGAAACAGGCGGACGGCATCATCCTCGGCACCCCGGTACACTACTCCGCCATCGGCGGGACCATGAAATCGTTCCTGGATCGCGCCTTCTTCGTCACCGGCGTCAATGACAGTATGCTCCGCCACAAGGTCGGCGCCGCGGTGGTTGCGGTGCGGCGCTCCGGTGGAGTGCCGACCTTCGACCAGTTGAACAACTTCCTGAATTATGCCGAGATGCTGCTGCCGACCTCCAACTATTGGAACGTGATCCATGGCAGAACGCCGGGAGAAGTGGTCCAGGACCTGGAGGGGGTACAAATCATGCGGGTGCTGGGCAAAAACATGGCCTGGCTGATGAAACTGGTGGAGCATGGCAAGGGGGCCGTCGCCCCGCCGGAACGCGAGGCCAAAACCTTCTTCAGCTTTATCCACTAGCAGACTGTTGAAAAACTCAGGTTGTTCAAAAATAGTCAGATCGTCGCCCCCGCACAAGGGGGCTTTCGAGGACGGCGGCGAGCTGGCTGTTTTTCAACAACCTGCTAGACGATACAGGGAGGAAGCGATGGTAAGATTCATAGTATTGATGGGATTTATCCTCCTGGGAGCGACGATGTTCCCAGGCCCCGTCCGGGCCGAATCAGAACGGATTCTGATGGTTGTCACAAGCGCTGACACGATCCGGCCGGGAAAGCCGACCGGCCTCTGGCTGGAGGAGTTTGCCGTCCCTTATCTGAAATTCAAGGGCGCAGGCTATGACGTGACGGTTGCCAGCATCAAAGGGGGAGCGGCTCCGGTCGATCCCCGCAGCCAGGACGATGCAGCCAAGGTGAAACAGTGGGAGGATGCTGTTCAGGTGCTGCAGGGAACGATCCCGCTTGACCGGGTGAAATCCGATCCATTCGCCGCCATCTTTCTGCCCGGCGGACACGGCACCATGTTCGACCTCCCCGGCAACCGGCACCTCAAGGAGCTCCTACAGCAGTTCAGTGCGGGGGACAAGGTGATTGCCGCCGTCTGCCACGGCCCGGCCGGGCTGGTAGGGGCAACAGGCAAGGACGGCAAACCTTTGGTGGCCGGCAAAAGCATGACCGCCTTTACCGACGATGAGGAAAGAGCCGTCGCTCTTGACAAAGAGATGCCGTTCCTGCTGGAAACGAAACTGCGGGAAGCGGGCGCGAAGTTTGTGGTGGGGGGAAAATGGGCGTCCCATGTGGAAGTCGATGGGAAGCTGGTCACCGGCCAGAACCCGGCCTCCAGCGCCTCGACGGCGGAAGCGGTGATACACCTGCTGTCACGATAGCGGAAACCGTTCCAGAAGTCGGAAATTTCGGATTTCCCGGCCATTTACCATATGAAGGAGTTATCGATGCGGTATTTGATCTATCTATTCCTGGCGGTTCTGTCACTCGCCGCTTCCGGCACTGCCCGCGCAGAAAACGCTGCCTCCGGCTATGGGGTTGAACTCGAGGGGTTTCCCTATCCTTACGCAGTACAGCGTTTCCGGTTTCCATCGCAGGGGCAGGATCTTCAGATGGGATACATGGATGTACAACCTGCGGGAAAGCCCAATGGGCACACCGTGGTGTTGATGCATGGAAAGAATTTTTGCGGCGCCACCTGGGAAGCTACGATTTCGGCGCTGTCCGGCGCAGGATATCGGGTAGTCGTTCCCGACCAGATCGGCTTCTGTACCTCGACCAAGCCCGAGCATTACCAATACAGCTTCCAGCAGCTTGCTGCCAACACCATGGCATTGTTGAAGCGGGTGGGCGTATCTCGCGCCATACTCATCGGGCACTCGACCGGCGGCATGATTGGGACCCGTTTTGCCCTGATGTATCCGGAAGCCGTGGAAAAGCTGGTCATGGTCAACCCCATCGGGCTGGAAGACTGGAAAGCACTGGGCGTGCCAGGCAGGACCGTGGACCAATGGTATGAGCGGGAGTTGAAGCTTTCGGCTGACGGGGTGCGCCAATACGAGAAGTCCGTTTATTATCAGGGACGCTGGAAAGCGGAATACGAGCGCTGGGTCGACATGCTGGCAGGTCTCAACCGGGGGCCGGGGCACAAACTGGTTGCCTGGAATTCGGCGCTCATCTACGACATGATTTATACCCAGCCGGTCGTGTATGAATTCCCGCTGTTGAAAGTGCCCACCGTCCTGATGCTCGGCGATGCCGATACCACCGCAATCGGCAGTGACATCGCTCCCCCGGAGGTGAAGGCAAGGATCGGCCGCTATAAGCTGCTGGGCAAGGAAGTCATCAAAACCATTCCGCACGGCCGCTTGGTTGAATTTCCCGGTTTTGGACATGCGCCGCAGATT belongs to Geobacter sp. SVR and includes:
- a CDS encoding AzlD family protein — its product is MLPAIDSQVLAAVGLAALATYALRLGGLLLASRFPRTGRFRQGMDALPGAMLFALVLPSMVSEGMWGIVAGVVTAVVMLRTRNSLLAMLAGMLVIFVSRNMG
- a CDS encoding diaminopimelate decarboxylase, producing the protein MTMKHFGPTKLEATLIPQIARQWGTPVYLHDQEYIENSCEQLLGMPNAYGLHVRYAMKANSDRTVLRVVTNKGLDLDCSSMDEAARAHAAGVPYSRMMLTTQEVPSGEERAELEEMIRAGLKYNVCSMTQFQLIADFATSNKIDLSIRVHPGAAGGGESTTRDTGSEYSCFGVHLNDVPTVKARADELGLRFTQVHVHIGSGGDPEKWRENIDRELGFVRDYFPDATTVSFGGGLKVARMPGEKQADIASLGAYAMQRIQEFKAATGRELQMEIEPGTFVVANSGHIVTRIIDKKLTNEMNFLIVDGGMELLTRPLLYGSEHPIAIVRQDGTLLSSEYDQTPAEGLKPFGIVGRCCESGDSVRLDKEGNIVPLLIAEPEIGDYVVIGGTGAYSESMSPENYNSHRKPGAVMKTRSGELVQIRKKQVREQLTQNELDVKL
- a CDS encoding Hsp70 family protein; this encodes MQIVFGIDFGTTNSALSVFRNGTVEMLTVDGSDRAGELMRSVLFFNEDNEIFAGQEAIRQYVSDGADGRFMQSIKTFLPNTSFDSTEIFGKRYGIDDLVAIILRKIKARGEEHVGCPVDSVVLGRPVVFSTDPDKDAVAEQRLEKAARKAGFKNIWFQYEPVAAAMAYEDSLEAGQERIVFIGDFGGGTSDFSVIRVKGGDFSRSNRRSDVLSLGGVYVAGDKFDSQVMWDKVACHFGRHARYKAMGKDEWVNVPRSIIYTLCQWHRIPMLRARKTREHIRLIKETTDSRQAIENLENIISDNYGFFLFQAIEKAKCELSERDHSLISFVERDLRVSERIGKVEFETLNADNFQQIADCIDDVITRSGLLPTQIDTVFLTGGTSRIPHIRMLFAERFGQDKLENRDAFTSVAHGLGSSVPLFV
- a CDS encoding helix-turn-helix domain-containing protein codes for the protein MGSKQTTDNRLIYREKAYKCAIDVTLAVVGGKWKTAILWHLAPETLRFSDLQRIFPDTTRKMLTQQLRELEADGLVHREVYPQVPPKVEYSLTDKGRSIYPILEMMCEWGRQYAAG
- a CDS encoding flavodoxin family protein, which encodes MKVVAFNGSPNKEGNTWHALKIVTAALEQEGIETEIVHVGNKAVRGCVACYQCVKNKNEQCVLPGDPVNEWIQKMKQADGIILGTPVHYSAIGGTMKSFLDRAFFVTGVNDSMLRHKVGAAVVAVRRSGGVPTFDQLNNFLNYAEMLLPTSNYWNVIHGRTPGEVVQDLEGVQIMRVLGKNMAWLMKLVEHGKGAVAPPEREAKTFFSFIH
- a CDS encoding type 1 glutamine amidotransferase domain-containing protein → MFPGPVRAESERILMVVTSADTIRPGKPTGLWLEEFAVPYLKFKGAGYDVTVASIKGGAAPVDPRSQDDAAKVKQWEDAVQVLQGTIPLDRVKSDPFAAIFLPGGHGTMFDLPGNRHLKELLQQFSAGDKVIAAVCHGPAGLVGATGKDGKPLVAGKSMTAFTDDEERAVALDKEMPFLLETKLREAGAKFVVGGKWASHVEVDGKLVTGQNPASSASTAEAVIHLLSR
- a CDS encoding alpha/beta fold hydrolase codes for the protein MRYLIYLFLAVLSLAASGTARAENAASGYGVELEGFPYPYAVQRFRFPSQGQDLQMGYMDVQPAGKPNGHTVVLMHGKNFCGATWEATISALSGAGYRVVVPDQIGFCTSTKPEHYQYSFQQLAANTMALLKRVGVSRAILIGHSTGGMIGTRFALMYPEAVEKLVMVNPIGLEDWKALGVPGRTVDQWYERELKLSADGVRQYEKSVYYQGRWKAEYERWVDMLAGLNRGPGHKLVAWNSALIYDMIYTQPVVYEFPLLKVPTVLMLGDADTTAIGSDIAPPEVKARIGRYKLLGKEVIKTIPHGRLVEFPGFGHAPQIEDPSMFHKALLAELGRTDK